AAGATCCCGGCGTCCACCAGGGTGTCGCGCCACAGGAGCGCGCCGATGCTGGGGAAGTTCACCGTCAGCTCTCGCAGGCTCTCGTGTGGGATGAACGCGACGGTCGCCTTCGTCACCGTAGCGAGGCTATGGTCCATGGTGGGCAGGTGGAGGGTCTGCAGATCCGGGACATCGCCGGCGATGTGGAACGACAGGATCTGCCGCCTGCCTTCATGCAGCAGCTTGTAGCGGCACGCCCAGCCATCGAGGATCAGGCAACAGTGCGAGGGCCTGTCGCCGTCGCGCACGATGTCCTGCCGTGCGTTGAGGGTTTGGGTCCTCACGGGCAGGCCCTGGATGGCCTGACGCTCCACATCCGAGAGGGTCCCGATACTCTCCAGCTTGCGCAGGAGCATGGCCATGGAATGCTGGTCGGAACTCGGGGGCATGTGGCCTCGCCTTGCATTGCAGGTGGAAGCACACAGCTCTCCCAGCCATCGGCACCCGGACTCGCGCCGCCGATGATGGAGGCAGCCTAGAACACAGATCAAAGTAGCCGTATTACCTACGCTAGCTTGGCCGTTGATCGGCGCAGAACGATCCTCCCTCTCCGATCAATCAGGCATCGGGCGGCGAAATTTTCCATTCCCCCGCGAGGGTCAGGGTCGCAACGTAGAGGAGGGCCGCCTTCTCGTCCCGGATCGAGATCTTGAACACGCGGCTCTCGCCGTCGGGGATCTGTTGCTGCGCCATCTCGCGCAACGCCCGCTGCGCGAGGTCCCGCGCGGCTCTGACGCCTGCAAATTCGCGCCCGGTGTCGTCGCGGACCGGCAGAAGGCCGTCGTCCGTATCGAAGTAGTAGCGTGGCATTCGGAGACTCCGTCGGCCAAGAGCGGGAGCACGTGCATCCCCCAGCCGTTGACGCTCGGCAGATCCTGCCAACGATAATGGCTCATGCGGCGATCTTCGTCGCCGAGCAACAACATGAGCAACCTTGACCGCAGACAGGTAAGAGCGCCGAATACGGCGGTGGGCAACCTGATCGATCGCGCTGCTATGCGGAATGGCCGCCCTCCGGCCGCTGAAGGTGGAGGTACTTGGGATCGAACTCGGCGAATGCCTTCAGCCGCTCGACAGCCGGGATGTGCAGCCGTTTGCTCTTCCACTCGGCCAGCCCTTTGACGCGCAGCTCCCTGAGGACGCGGTTCACATGCACGTCGGAGACCCCGAGCGCGTCAGCCAGATCCGCCTGTGAGATCGGGAAATCGAAGCTGTCCTCGCTCGCGCGGCCGACCGCCTGCAGGCGCACGAGCAGCTCGCAGAACAGGTGGGCCATCTGTCGATCGGCCTCACGCTGGCCCATGTTCACGAGCCATTCCCGCAGTGTGCCCTCGTCGGCCAGGGTTGCCCACCACAGCGCCCGCGTGATGCGGGGCTGATGCGCGGTCAGGTCGTCGATGGTTGCGCGGGGGATGTCCACGACGGTGCAGCCCCAGCCCGTGCCGATACTGTGGTCCATCTCACCGAGGATCGCGACGTGCAGGTCGCAGAAGTCGCCGGGCACCAAGAAGGCCATGATCTGGCGCCGTCCGTCCGGCAGGAGCTTGTAGCGGCATGCGAAGCCCTCCATGACGAGGTGCACTTCCTCCGGCCGCTCACCCTCGCGGATGATGTCCTGTTTGGCGCCCACGTGGCGTGTCCGAGCGGATAAGTTCCGCAGAAGGGCGCGATCCTCGTCGTTCAGGTCGGCTCCGTGTTCGAGCTTCATGATCAGCGGGTTGGTCATCCTCTCCTCCGAACGCGCGACCGCGCTGGAGCGCAGCGCCGTGGACCTCCTGCTCTGCGCCGGCCAGGCGC
This portion of the Methylobacterium sp. NMS14P genome encodes:
- a CDS encoding Crp/Fnr family transcriptional regulator, with the translated sequence MTNPLIMKLEHGADLNDEDRALLRNLSARTRHVGAKQDIIREGERPEEVHLVMEGFACRYKLLPDGRRQIMAFLVPGDFCDLHVAILGEMDHSIGTGWGCTVVDIPRATIDDLTAHQPRITRALWWATLADEGTLREWLVNMGQREADRQMAHLFCELLVRLQAVGRASEDSFDFPISQADLADALGVSDVHVNRVLRELRVKGLAEWKSKRLHIPAVERLKAFAEFDPKYLHLQRPEGGHSA
- a CDS encoding Crp/Fnr family transcriptional regulator; the encoded protein is MAMLLRKLESIGTLSDVERQAIQGLPVRTQTLNARQDIVRDGDRPSHCCLILDGWACRYKLLHEGRRQILSFHIAGDVPDLQTLHLPTMDHSLATVTKATVAFIPHESLRELTVNFPSIGALLWRDTLVDAGIFREWITGLGRRSAFERIAHLFCEMYLKLQAVGLAGDFRCRMPTTQNDLADALGLTPVHVNRVLRDMRGLALITLRSSTLVIEAWDELLRVAEFDPTYLHLEKPVAA
- a CDS encoding DUF6894 family protein — protein: MPRYYFDTDDGLLPVRDDTGREFAGVRAARDLAQRALREMAQQQIPDGESRVFKISIRDEKAALLYVATLTLAGEWKISPPDA